The stretch of DNA atcacaacccaataaaaaagaatgtgtgcatatacttacagaggagtccacaacagggaaagataacaatggctcactggaatcagtgttcatgcaatagaaattactGTCGCGAGTCTGCAAATAATCCACATTATTGATCAATCTGTCAAGATTTCCTGTTAGCATAATGCCATGAAACGTATCAATATATACAGAGGGGCCATTATTGCCAAATACAACGTCTTTTCCCAACAAACAATGAGAAGAATCTGAACCTAACAAGACATCAATGTCACTAATTTCACAAAATTTTGGGTCTAGGAAGGAATCAGCAAAGGAATAACCTCTATCTCTAAAGGCTTTAATAACCTTCCCTAAACCAGGTAAGGACAACTTTATATTTATCGAGGGCACAACCATTGCAAAAATTTCAACTACACCAGTGGTTAAAGTAATAGGCAACTGTACTATTCTAGTTTTATAGACCTTGGGACCATTAAAACCATTAACTGTCGAGTCAACATCATTGCATATAactttaaatttaccaaaattggctAGTCTCTCCGATACAAAAATGCTTTGTGAACCGGTATCCTTGAGCCCTCTGAATAATGTCCCTTGACCTGAAACTTGGAAAGTAAAAGTTGGAAGTGCAGATCTACTACTACAATTAGGCAGTATGGCTACTCCACTATTCGTCGCTGTTTTAACTGTAGCAGAACTAGACGGCTCCTTTTTACTTTGGGTGGTGCTTGTCTTTATGCATAAAAAGGAGAAATTCCAACCGCCACAATGATAGCACTTTTTGCGAAACCTGAAAGAACATTTAGTAGTCGGGTGCATAAAACTTCCACACTTTACACAGCCCTTACACTCTGACAATTTCGATACTTTCTCCTGTGCAGTAGGGAAATTTGGACATTTGGACATAAAGTGATTAATATCCTTTGAATCTACCTTTTGGCATAAGTTGCAGCTTTTTGATGCATTGTTAATATTAGAGTCGACTTTGATAGCCAAACTAGTCGAAGTATCCTGATTCTTCCCTTGAAAATTTCCAGAAATAGCgggacctttaaactttgaaattttcctagcattctcatacctttcagtggcagtaaagaagttatccttaaccctggataggtacggtcctcggacacccctttaaaggtatactcggacgcgaacgaccccgacggcaaaaaaaattcttgaaaaatcagtttttgcagtaacctccttttttcttttgcccaaaaaaacttcaatgaatgcttaaaacaactgtaaagataaatactactcatctgcagaaaaactatttattataaatattttaaaaaattaagtagaaaaaaaaagacctgacataaaaattcataaaaaaaaagtttatacatatatacacaaatccttttaggaattgattcttgaatgtttaggacacatcttgatgaattttggatgaagtcagacccatggaggtgaagatctgaaatgagaaaaaaagggtaactttttttggccaaaaaaaattgtccaaatttcatgaatttttttgggtacccaaatgaaataggaagtggctaatttttttagggaataaacatatgttatcctaaaatagaaatatgtaaaaaaatcttcattattttgtaaattacatttatatcaggggccatatctaaaggtaattttttgagtacttggaaatttcgtaaaaaaatacatatatttaatatataatatgatatttatgcaggtaaaaatataccaaaatatcacaaattctatagggaacaagaatatatatagatagggcagcttacgcttcggatatgtccacaaaatggccgccaaccacactgactcagactccctaatctgccacttgaaatgtaggaagggtatgtcaatttcaaggtgttatttactaatctaattattattggatatgcataaaaattgtatggtgggttgctggataattgtcgattattttacgactataaaattaaaattctgacccaaaaaaattttttagaagggaaataaaatcgaaaaaaaaaatgtaaaacaatattttagctaaaaaaatttgatgatattcaatcaaaaaaaaagtaaacaaaattttccgacaaataaacatctagaggaatcattactctgtgatagttccttagtacgtagtaattttgaaagaattgggaaaaaacgaaaaaatggcaatcaccggaaaatcaaacacatacctatatatacgccatatctggctaaaaaaaagataggcatgggtagccagatcatctagaaacgctttccaacactataaaaatataagttttgcgacactacttgccaattccttacggtaacatgactaagcaaaaaaatgcaaaacaaataaaaaggggcactcgtggaaaaatggccattctaatatacggcatttcagaaaaaaaaaatttcagccacgtgctaggcaaaccatcaaggcatattttccgacaaataaacatataaatgaaatattactctgtgatagttccttagtacgtagtaattttgaaagaaatgggaaaaaacgaaaaaatggcaatcacaggaaaatcgaacacatacttatatatacgccatatctggctaaaaaaaaataggcatgggtagccagatcatctagaaacactttccaacactataaaaatataagttttgcgacactacttgccaattccttacggtaacatgactaagcaaaaaaatgcaaaacaaataaaaaggggcactcgcggaaaaatgcccaacattctaatatacgggatctcagataaaaaaaaaagacatgcacgtgttagcccaaccatcaaggcacactttctaacacataaacatgaaaaaaaaatcaataatatacggcaattccttactacgtagtaaatttttacaaatattgaaaaaaaaacagaaattggcaaccgcagttaaatacccaatataccaataactacgtcgtatctgacaaaaacaaaatcacgcatgggtagccagatcatctagacacactttccaacattagaaaagcaaaagttttacgacactatttcgcaatatcttacggaaaaatgacttggcaaaaaaattaaaaaaaattaaaaagggacactcgcggtaaaatgcccgacattctaatatacgacatctcagataaaaaaaagacatccacgtgttagcccaaccatcaaggcacactttctaacacataaacatgaaaaaaaaatgaataatatacggcaattccttactacgtattaatttttacaaatattgaaaaaaaaacagaaattggtaaccgcagttaaatacccaatataccaataactacgtcgtatctgacaaaaacaaagtcatgcatgggtagccagatcatctacacacactttccaacactaaacaagcaaaagtttcacgacactatttggcaatatcttacggaaaaatgacttggcaaaaaaatgaaaaaaaatgaaaaaggggcactcgcggtaaaaaggtcctcgtggtgatgaacgacattttaactaaaaaaaaaaacatgcacatggtagccaaacaatccaccaagactttccacaactgataacctatacaagttgcaccattctacgacaatttcataatacgtaataactttgataattatgcaaactacctcagaagggtaaactcggacgcgaacgacaccgacgcgtctcagaaatcggggaaggagtacagctacagcaatgcacatctagacactactagagcgtgtaggggagacacctcctgcaggtcgataacccacaaattcagtcacaggggtgagtcacgtgagaaaaacctgtttttttttgacgctcggggtcgcaaacgacccaccgtacctatccagggttaatatcctCACAGCTAGGACGAGTTTGATTGGTAATCTGAACCAACTctttcttaaattgttcattaaggcctgaccatgcaaaatactgtataaaatcatctgccgttatttctagtgtactaacagactgcaatatagtcctgaattttgaaatatatgaatatggatcaTCTGAAAGCCCTAACTTAAGTTCTGTTAACTGCCTGATCGTGTTTACCTTACGAGTGCTTTCCGAAGCAAATGCTGCCTTCAAAAGCTCTACTGCATCATTAAAGGTTTGCTTGTCCGCCTCTAAAGAATCCAACAACAATTTAGCACGACCGTCTACTTGCTGCTTGAGTAACAACAAAAGATCACGATCTGGGTATGTAAAGGAACTAGTGGTACTTAGGAATTCCCTAAGAAATGACGTGAAGTTGTCGTTTTTTATACTGGTAAACCTGGGTAAAGGAGCAGTTGGCTGCTTTAACAAAGAACGAGCATTATCAATGCTAACATTAGAATGATTAGAGAGAGAAGCAGGCAGGAAAGACAAGCAAATCTGGATTCTATCCTGGTATTCCTGACATATGTCACTCTCTGTATCTAAAACCGCCTCTGTTACTCCGTCATCTGAAAACTACAATTCGAAAAAATTTTGGTCCAATTCCAATAAACTCTTCTGGTAGTTAAGCAGAAGACCCCTTTCGGTCATTTGCAAGGCTGGATCTAATCCCCTGTAATTATCACGTTTATCATAACAAACGTAACTTTTTTACGAACCGTTTTGCGCCTGGAAATTACAGCTTTCAAATCTGACATTTTAATCTAGCTGAATAAAATTACCTAAACAAAAGCAAAAGACAGAtcgtgtaaatctatatataaaactaattgaaCGCGAATTAGTAACTGTAAATGGAGCTAAACAAACAAACTGCTACATTCAATAAACACTGAATTAAACACGTGCTAAATATAAGTACACCAAAAAAACTTAATACATGAAAACAAAAAGTACTAAATTATTATAGACACGTAAGAAATAAGTAGAATCTCACCGAAAACAAGCACGTTACAATATGCTAATTACCTCACCGCATAAGACGATACGATATTTCGCGATCTATTTATATTAGCGTTTAACAACAACTAAAGTAAAATTACTGGACCACTGGAAACCCCCACAACGAGCTATACCTGACCGTCAACACTTGCCACCTTCTTGCtaaaaatcctgtcacggtcgccatgaactaaacttttttttatacttattcacttaaacaaatacttaggaaagtaatttaaacagccttaacacacaaattaatataattattaacaccttacaattaacaataaacacgctgaaggtggcaagccaaatagtacattcgtatgttagacgctttataattaaatagaattcctgttgacgaaaggacctcatccaaacgtagacgaagcgagaaagtcctattcaatgaatatgtttagctcgtaacaactctgtcctaaaaatatgaacaatatcactattagtgacatggaaacagtaagtcaaattaaatttccccagaattattcaaaattaagtgGCAAAActttacagggcttcgcacaagTAAAATTTACCAAagccataaacataaatgcaaccttggacacaaataaGCTGGAAATTTTATacgaataaattgactcaaaaggaccaagaatagttatttaataattaaggatttagcaagacctttacttaaatataaatgaaagtgctggcaataacaaggaatcaaactaaaacccgcttccttcagttgaaccccatacttgttattgtccagagaggcatataggtggaagtgacgacgacattcaccacaagagcacgttgcagataaaggagccaatttttcgacacatcaagctaggactccacttgggctcaatcacacataatgatgctgaatacatcacagtaaacccttggccataactcgaggacgaggacttcagaactgtatacgtctctacgtggcacatggtcgtggcaaactaatagaagaagatatccagtggtccagtggggtttttacaacatccacatattgtacatattcctcactgtataattattgatgaagaaacacatctgcgaaaaacacttgaaaacgaaaattagtaatttcacagaaggcttagaggaggagttactgccatactgccgacggagagatgtcgCTCTTCTGTCTttcagtacataaccatatcggcttgtatagttataacaaggtaataagggaaccaatggaagtgggttaaaaaggaaaaacaagctaattcaataccaacttaaaactatcaaacaaccacctactccctttgagtcaaaatacaaggttaatacaaacaaatatggaaagttacgaattatattcgtaattttctggacattgCAGGCCAGGGATACAATTtaatatgtaaattgtataaaaattcaatCAAACTTAATGTACATATTCAAATATTCTCGTGTTCGCTGCTCACTTAACATCGCAGCCTTCCTGCGAACACGAagattattagtgtcattattttGTTCAACATCAGGGTTAGGGATACAGTCATCTTCACCCAAATCCTTCACCTCTAGATAAGGAATTAAAGTCGAGATGTGACGTTTTATAATTTCCTTGGTCTTACCCTTTAAAAGGGTCACTCCAGTTACCTCATCATTGCTATTGACTTCTAGTTTCTGGACAATAGCCATAGGATAGCTGCTAGGTTTAGTGTTAAGTTCCTTCAAAAGGACTATGTCCCCTACCTTAATATTATGTTGCTGGGCTGGACGGTACCTAtccttcttatcaactgcttgTGATAGAAGTGTTCCtagaaactccgaatgataattctcAATTAAATTTTGCCTAACTTTACGAAGTTTCTCAAACTCATCATTGATACGACTAGTTGAACtaactggtgtttgccagtctggatCATGAGGCATTCCTTACAGTGAAGGAATTAGGTTTAAAGAAAGAGTATCGTATCCTCTTATCAATTTCTCTGGGGTTATAGGTTCGGGTATATCATTAACATTAGCTTCCCTCAATCCATTTTTAAATGCAATAGGGCGCTTATTAACCTGATGTTTagtgtgttctataacaaattCAAACTCTGCAAAAGATAAAACCTAATTCTTAATAGAACCAAAGAGCAGTCTTTTTACCCTTTTCACACACGTCTCAACCAAGGAACCGAGTTTACTACAATCCTTAAAGTATTGTTGAAAGGTTAAGGGTTTCACATTGTTCTCCTCAAAGTAAAGCCGAGTCTCATGATCACTGATAAAATTATGAATTATGTTGGCGCCTGCAACAAGCTGAGAGCCTAGGTCACTGACAACAAGCTGTGGTACTCCataattaaaacaatgaagttGAAAAGATCTTAAAAACTCCTTGACCGAGAGGTCATTACATATCCTGAGATCAATTCCTCGCCTCCAAGTACATGCAAAAATAAGTAACCAAACCTTTTGAGATTCAGAGTCCtttttaactgtaaaaggaccaaggtagtcaataaaaacattattgaaggGAATAGATGGTGGGTCAGATCTGAACTCTCTATAAACATTTTGATTCAACTGGAAAGTTCTGTTGTTGAATCTCCTACAATGAACAcaagttttaagaattttcttaatggtAGAAAAGTGTTTAGGAACGTAAAACGTACGCCAAATGGCAGGCAATACAGCATAACATCCAGAGTGGGATAATTTCGAATGAGCATCAAGAACAATTAGTCTAGTTAAAGCACTATCCTTCGGCAACAATATAGGAAATTCATTTTGATCATCCCATGTCTTATAATTACTTTTCACCCTAATAACGTTATTATTGTCAAGAAAAACCTTCAGTTGAGTAACTATCTTAGGTAGGTCTTTAAGTCTAACCTTTTGATcctgaaaatacgaaaaaacttcagggaaaaacaattttTGCTCTGTAGATATAATCTGGGTAAGGGCCTGAGCAAACAGGTTACTATTAGGTGGTTTAGGACTGCCTTCTATCCCTATCTTCTGCTTCCATTTAATAACACACCGCAAGACTCTTCGGTGAATCAAAACCAATCTCCTGAAATCAGAAATATCATTAGGGTCTATTAAATGAGCATTTTCGGAACTAGTTGGAGAATGTTCAGAATTAATTCCCACATATACATTATGATCGATGACAGGAGCTATTTTGTCAACAGGCAGTGGATTAGGAATGAAAACATAATTCATCTTCAGTCTTAATAAAGTTTGAATCTGGTccaataagaaaatttgttttcataaGAGACCTATAAGAAAAGGGGCGAGTAGTGCTGTCTGCTGGGTTTTCTTTTCCTGAAACGAAACAAAACTTAACAGGGTACTTTTCACATAACCTCTGGATTGAATTAAGCCTGTTAGTGGTAAATACACCAAGTGTCTGCATTTTTTCCATCTTGGACACACAAGAATTGAGCCAATGAGGTGAGCATATTGAATCAGTATACAACAGTAATTCAGATATGTTAATTGGCTTCATACACACATCACCTGTAAGGTCTCTGTGTAACTCCATTAAGCTTTCAACACCAAGAAAAACTGCATTAAGTTCCAATGACGGAATCAACTTATTCTTCAAATGTGTATTAACCAAACGGTTTTTAGCTTGTAGGAAACAACACTGATTTGTCTCAACATGacatataaaaactacaacaccATAAAGAGAACGACAGGCATCTGTAAATGCTATTACTTTGTATTCACCGTCCCTAGGACCAACAAACCTTGGCACTCTGATTATGGGGGAGGAATTTGCCTGCCTACATAAGTTTTTCCATTCACGAACCAAGTCATTATTAAGAGGTTTGTCCCAATCAAGATCTTTACAACATTGGAGCCTATGCATGAATAACCTACTCCTATTCATGAGTGGCAAATTAAACCCAAAAATATCGAACTGTGCAGCTATGGTGGTCAAAACCTCACGTTTAGTACTGGCATCAGCATTAAGATTGATAGGCTTGGTGGAAATCTCATCACTTATCCTATTCCATGTCAAACCAAACAATTTATTCTCTATAGGtgtctcaattttcatatctttatcaattctactctgcaaggaaatatcattagttattaactGCTGCACAGAAAATTTAAAGGACTCGAACACTTTAGGTAAAACCGAATAAGCCCACTGAAGGGTATCAAGATTTTCACAAGAATAGGCTCCGTTGTCCATGTATGTTAATGAATAGATCAACctctaatattcttttaatttgtcatcatctttatcagagttaataatcaatatataaaaaagtgatatcATAAGAAGAAAAGGACTGCAACGTAAACCAAAACTTAGTCTGACATTGCGAAATGCAACCAGGGTATAATCATCTTTCCTAACATTACGAAACCAGTAAAATAGAAGTTTTGCCTGATCGTTCTCGCTCAAAGTCAACATATTGAATGcctttttttcaaatcaaatgtcAATAATTTCTCGTCGAACCGAAGATGAATGAAAGCTGACAACATTTTCTGGTTCAGATTAGGGCCTgggaacatacactggttatgggaCAAATTCAGGCCTTTATTACGTTCATTTTCACTCAAATTCGAGAGATAAACTATTCCACATTTCGTTGTCTCACGTTGAGGCTTGAAAACAGCAATTTGGGGAATGAAAGAATAATTTAGGTGCTCTAATTTAAAATGTTCAAGATTATCTACAGGGTCAATAATACCCTCGGCTAACTGATCTCTGAAAGTCTGATCCATCAATAGCAAATTACCTTTATCTTTCTTGTGCTTCTTTAATGTAGACTTTAGAATTAATTTAGCTAACCTCTCATTCTTAGAGAGTAAATGAGATATTTTACCATTCCACAACAAAGGAACCCTAATCCTGCCATCTGTTTCCCTGAAAAGATTTTTTAGCGTGGAATCAATTAACTTCCTATTCAGATCAGTTGTCTGCTCATCACATTCAGGCTgatcataattaagataattacggCATTTTGCCTCAAGCATATGGTTAGTGGCCTCTCTTTACCTTTCCTCTATGATCTTGCCTTTAATGTTCAATACATTAAAGTTACAACTAGTAGCAATATTACCAAAATCAAGGTCTTCAAATTCATCACTAAACGAGGGACTAAAATAATCACAACCCAATAAAAAAGAATGTGTGCATATACTTTCAGAGGAGTCCACAACATGGAAAGATAACATTGGCTCACTGGAATCAGTGttcatgcaatagaaattactGTCGCGAGTCTGCAAATAATCCACATTATTGATCAATCTGTCAAGATTTCCTGTTAGCATAATGCCATGTAACGTATCAATATATACAGAGGGGCCATTATTGCCAAACACAACGTCTTTTCCCAACAAACAATGAGAAGAATCTGAACCTAACAAGACATCAATGTCACTAATTTCACAAGATTTTGGGTCTAGGATGGAATCAGCAAAGGAATAACCTCTATCTCTAAAGGCTTTAATAACCTTCCCTAAACCAGGTAAGGACAACTTTATATTTATCGAGGGCACAACCATTGCAAAAATCTCAACTACACCAGTGGTTAAAGTAATAGGCAACTGTACTATTCTAGTTTTATAGACCTTGGGACCATTAAAACCATTAACTGTCGAGTCAACATCATTGCATATAatttaaaatttaccaaaattggcTAGTCTCTCCGATACAAAAGTGCTTTGTGAACCGGTATCCTTGAGCCCTCTGAATAATGTCCCTTGACCTGAAACTTGGAAAGTAAAAGTTGGAAGTGCAGAGCTACTACTACAATTAGGCAGTATGGCTACTCCACTATTCGTCGCTGTTTTAACTGTAGCAGAACTAGACGGCTCCTTTTTACTTTGGGTGGAGCTTGTCTTTATGCATAAAAAGGAGAAATTCCAACCGCCACAATGATAGCACTTTTTGCGAAACCTGAAAGAACATTTAGTAGTCGGGTGCATAAAACTTCCACACTTTACACAGCCCTTACACTCTGACAATTTCAATACTTTCTCCTGTGCAGTAGGAAAATTTGGACATTTGGACATAAAGTGATTAATATCTTTTGAATCTACCTTTTGGCATAAGTTGCAGCTTTTTGATGCATTGTTAATATTAGAGTCGACTTTGATAGCCAAACTAGTCGAAGTATCCTGATTCTTCCCTTGAAAATTTCCAAAAATAGCGGGACCTTCAAACTTTGAAATTTTCCTAGCATTCTCATACCTTTCAGTGGCAGTAAAGAAGTTATCCTTAATATCCTTACAGCTAGGACGAGTTTGATTGGTAATCTGAACCAACTctttcttaaattgttcattaaggcctgaccatgcaaaatactgtataaaatcatctgccgttatttctagtgtactaacagactgcaatatagtcctgaattttgaaatatatgaatatggatcaTCTGAAAGCCCTAACTTAAGTTCTGTTAACTGCCTGATCGTGTTTACCTTACGAGTGCTTTCCGAAGCAAATGCTGCCTTCAAAAGCTCTACATCATTAAAGGTTTGCTTGTCCGCCTCTAAAGAATCCAACAACAATTTAGCACGACCGTCTACTTGCTGCTTGAGCAACAACAAAAGATCACGATCTGGGTATGTAAAGGAACTAGTGGTACTTAGGAATTCCTTAAGAAATGACATGAAGTCCTCGTTTTCTTTACTGGTAAACCTGGGTAAAGGAGCAGTTGGCTGCTTTAACAAAGAACGAGCATTATCAATGCTAACATTAGAATGATTAGAGAGAGAAGCAGGCAGGAAAGACAAGCAAATCTGGATTCTATCCTGGTATTCCTGACATATGTCACTCTCTGTATCTAAAGCCGCCTCTGTTACCCCGTCATCTGAAAACTTCAATTCAAAAAAATTTTGGTCCAATTCCAATAAACTCTTCTGGTAGTTAAGCAGAAGACCCCTTTCGGTCATTTGCAAGGCTGGATCTAAACCCCTGTAATTATCACGTTTATCATAACAAACGTAACTTTTTTACGAACCGTTTTGCGCCTGGAAATTACAGCTTTCAAATCTGACATTTTAATCTAGCTGAATAAAATTACCTAAACAAAAGCAAAAGACAGATcttgtaaatctatatataaaactaattgaaCGCGAATTAGTAACTGTAAATGGAGCTAAACAAACAAACTGCTACATTCAATAAACACTGAATTAAACACATGCTAAATATAAGTACGCCAAAAAAACTTAATACATGAAAACAAAAAGTACTAAATTATTATAGACACGTAAGAAATAAGTAGAATCTCACCAAAAACAAGCACGTTACAATATGCTAATTACCTCACCGCATAAGACGACACGATATTTCGCGATCTATTTATATTAGCGTTTAACAACTAAAGTAAAATTACTGGACCACTGGAAACCCCCACAACGAGCTATACCTGACCGTCAACACTTGCCACCTTCTTGCtaaaaatcctgtcacggtcgccatgaactaaacttttttttatacttattcacttaaacaaatacataggaaagtaatttaaacagccttaacacacaaattaatataattattaacaccttacaattaacaataaacacgctgaaggtggcaagccaaatagtacattcgtatgttagacgctttataattaaatagaattcctgttgacgaaaggacctcatccaaacgtagacgaagcgagaaagtcctattcagtgaatatgtttagctcataaccactctgtcctaaaaatatgaacaatatcactattagtgacatggaaacagtaagtcaaattaaatttccccagaattattcaaaattaagcgGCAAAAc from Palaemon carinicauda isolate YSFRI2023 chromosome 5, ASM3689809v2, whole genome shotgun sequence encodes:
- the LOC137640750 gene encoding uncharacterized protein; the encoded protein is MDNGAYSCENLDTLQWAYSVLPKVFESFKFSVQQLITNDISLQSRIDKDMKIETPIENKLFGLTWNRISDEISTKPINLNADASTKREVLTTIAAQFDIFGFNLPLMNRSRLFMHRLQCCKDLDWDKPLNNDLVREWKNLCRQANSSPIIRVPRFVGPRDGEYKVIAFTDACRSLYGVVVFICHVETNQCCFLQAKNRLVNTHLKNKLIPSLELNAVFLGVESLMELHRDLTGDVCMKPINISELLLYTDSICSPHWLNSCVSKMEKMQTLGIQTLLRLKMNYVFIPNPLPVDKIAPVIDHNVYVGINSEHSPTSSENAHLIDPNDISDFRRLVLIHRRVLRCVIKWKQKIGIEGSPKPPNSNLFAQALTQIISTEQKLFFPEVFSYFQDQKVRLKDLPKIVTQLKVFLDNNNVIRVKSNYKTWDDQNEFPILLPKDSALTRLIVLDAHSKLSHSGCYAVLPAIWRTFYVPKHFSTIKKILKTCVHCRRFNNRTFQLNQNVYREFRSDPPSIPFNNVFIDYLGPFTVKKDSESQKVWLLIFACTWRRGIDLRICNDLSVKEFLRSFQLHCFNYGVPQLVVSDLGSQLVAGANIIHNFISDHETRLYFEENNVKPLTFQQYFKDCKFEFVIEHTKHQVNKRPIAFKNGLREANVNDIPEPITPEKLIRGYDTLSLNLIPSL